A single window of Ornithorhynchus anatinus isolate Pmale09 chromosome 3, mOrnAna1.pri.v4, whole genome shotgun sequence DNA harbors:
- the FSHB gene encoding follitropin subunit beta, whose translation MKTIYVYVLVLCWKAICCNKCELSNVTIAVEKEECGFCINVNTTWCAGYCFNKDVVLKDPVILSGQSICTFKEFVYETVKVPGCANQADSLYSYPVATDCYCGKCDTKTTDCTVLGLGPSYCSFSEIKE comes from the exons ATGAAGACGATTTATGTGTACGTCCTTGTTCTTTGCTGGAAAGCAATTTGTTGTAATAAGTGTGAGTTATCCAATGTGACCATAGCAGTGGAAAAAGAGGAGTGTGGATTCTGCATAAATGTCAATACCACTTGGTGTGCTGGCTACTGCTTTAACAAG GATGTAGTCCTCAAGGACCCAGTGATACTCAGCGGCCAAAGTATATGCACTTTCAAGGAGTTTGTGTACGAAACAGTGAAGGTCCCGGGTTGCGCTAACCAGGCTGACTCACTGTATTCATATCCGGTAGCCACTGACTGTTACTGTGGAAAGTGTGATACCAAAACCACTGACTGCACAGTGCTAGGACTTGGACCAAGCTACTGCTCTTTCAGTGAAATCAAGGAGTAA